From one Paenibacillus terrae HPL-003 genomic stretch:
- a CDS encoding transporter substrate-binding domain-containing protein yields the protein MKKWFAMLSVMAIILVLAGCGSSDNASSASDSNGDVKKIIVGTGTQFKNVCFIDENGNLTGFDVELIKELDKRLPQYEFEFKTMDFGNLLLSLDAGKIDLVSHQMEKNPEREAKYLFNKNPYSIFLNRVAVAKDNNTIHSIDDLKGKKILTSPTSNAAYVLKEYNKTHGDALNIVYTSGAANDTVQQITSGRIDATITTDFANRFNTDEKGEVALKTVGDPLTQSDVLYVLNKNEQGLADDLDKAIQEVKDDGTLSKLSIKWLGEDFTKSLDDVKKEGTTSKK from the coding sequence ATGAAAAAGTGGTTTGCAATGTTGTCTGTTATGGCGATTATTCTGGTGTTGGCAGGTTGCGGCTCCTCTGATAACGCGTCTAGTGCGTCCGATTCAAACGGAGACGTGAAAAAAATTATTGTAGGTACAGGAACTCAATTTAAAAATGTATGCTTTATTGACGAAAATGGAAATTTAACAGGCTTTGACGTTGAGCTGATTAAGGAGCTGGACAAGCGCCTGCCTCAATACGAATTTGAATTCAAAACGATGGACTTTGGCAATCTGCTGCTGAGTCTGGATGCTGGTAAAATTGATCTGGTATCGCATCAAATGGAAAAAAATCCGGAGCGTGAAGCGAAGTATCTGTTCAACAAAAATCCGTACAGCATTTTCCTGAACAGAGTCGCTGTAGCGAAGGATAACAATACCATTCACTCGATTGATGATCTGAAAGGCAAAAAGATACTCACCAGCCCGACCAGTAATGCGGCATATGTATTGAAGGAATACAACAAAACACACGGGGATGCCCTGAACATTGTATATACAAGCGGTGCAGCCAATGATACGGTACAACAAATTACGAGCGGCCGTATAGATGCTACCATAACGACAGACTTTGCGAACCGCTTTAACACCGATGAAAAAGGAGAAGTAGCTCTGAAAACCGTGGGTGATCCTTTGACTCAATCGGATGTATTGTATGTACTGAACAAAAATGAGCAAGGATTGGCAGATGATCTGGATAAAGCCATTCAGGAAGTGAAGGACGACGGTACACTGTCGAAGCTGAGCATCAAATGGCTTGGAGAAGATTTCACGAAGTCTCTGGATGATGTGAAAAAAGAAGGAACAACCAGTAAGAAATAG
- a CDS encoding LLM class flavin-dependent oxidoreductase, whose translation MSIKIGVLDQSPINEGETAAQALRNTIKLAQRVEELGFSRFWVSEHHDSEQVAGSSPEVLISHLLARTERIKIGSGGVMLQHYSPYKVAENFNVLASLAPGRVDLGIGRAPGGLPKSTQALQRNVHDAPSLEEKIDEVSRYIHNIPSEEGPLAGLQANPIPEAPADIYVLGTSADSAGIAARLGLPYVFSQFINSSEQVALDAFRTYRESFDYSLGREPKVLFALSVIVADTSEEAAELAGEHKLYKIHLASGKTATVGTLESAEEFGKQSGEEYTIEVTQSQINKGNKEEIYATLTEIQAKYQADELIVTTGIRDIGKRVRSFELLHEAFAGLPVQS comes from the coding sequence ATGAGTATTAAAATCGGAGTATTAGATCAAAGCCCTATAAACGAGGGGGAAACGGCGGCACAGGCGCTTCGAAACACGATTAAGCTGGCGCAGCGTGTAGAAGAGTTGGGATTTTCACGCTTTTGGGTATCAGAGCATCATGATTCCGAGCAGGTTGCAGGCTCTTCGCCGGAGGTACTCATTTCTCATCTGCTGGCACGCACCGAGCGTATTAAAATCGGTTCTGGCGGAGTTATGCTTCAGCATTATAGTCCTTACAAAGTGGCTGAAAATTTCAATGTACTGGCGTCTCTTGCACCGGGTCGCGTAGATTTGGGCATCGGACGTGCACCGGGCGGTCTACCGAAATCCACACAGGCGCTACAACGAAACGTGCATGATGCGCCTTCTCTTGAAGAAAAGATTGATGAAGTGAGTCGTTATATTCATAATATTCCGTCTGAAGAAGGTCCGCTAGCAGGGCTACAGGCTAATCCAATTCCGGAAGCACCAGCGGATATTTATGTTTTGGGTACGAGTGCAGACAGTGCTGGAATTGCTGCACGCTTGGGGTTGCCTTATGTTTTCTCGCAGTTTATCAATAGTAGCGAGCAGGTCGCATTGGATGCATTCCGCACGTATCGGGAGTCATTCGATTATAGTCTTGGTCGTGAGCCGAAGGTTCTTTTTGCACTGTCCGTCATTGTAGCTGATACTTCCGAGGAAGCTGCGGAGTTGGCAGGTGAGCACAAGCTGTACAAAATTCATCTGGCCAGCGGCAAAACGGCTACGGTGGGCACGCTGGAAAGTGCAGAGGAGTTCGGTAAGCAATCGGGTGAAGAATATACAATTGAAGTTACACAATCGCAAATCAACAAAGGAAATAAAGAGGAAATCTATGCTACTTTGACGGAAATTCAAGCTAAATATCAGGCTGATGAGCTGATCGTAACAACGGGAATACGGGATATTGGAAAGCGCGTGCGCTCATTTGAACTGTTGCATGAAGCTTTTGCTGGTTTACCTGTTCAGTCCTAG
- a CDS encoding amino acid ABC transporter ATP-binding protein: MIRLQNITKSFGKHEVLKGIDLTVNKGEVVVILGPSGSGKTTLLRCINYLEKPNDGEVSIGDFTVNCKRPAKKDVLALRQKTAMVFQQYNLFKHKTALENVMEGLVVVRKVKQEEAKKISIEVLEKVGLGEKLNHYPSQLSGGQQQRVGIARALALNPEVILFDEPTSALDPELVGEVLSVIRKIAKEGITMIVVTHEMGFARDVSNHVVFMDDGHIIEEGSPDDIFNRPQEERTKQFLKRITPEYNYSI, encoded by the coding sequence ATGATCCGTCTGCAAAATATAACGAAATCGTTCGGCAAGCATGAGGTGCTCAAAGGCATTGATTTAACCGTGAATAAGGGAGAGGTCGTTGTCATTCTCGGACCGAGCGGATCGGGGAAAACGACGTTGCTGCGCTGCATCAATTATCTGGAAAAGCCGAATGACGGGGAGGTCAGCATTGGCGATTTTACGGTAAACTGCAAGCGACCTGCGAAGAAGGATGTTTTGGCTCTGCGCCAAAAAACGGCCATGGTCTTCCAGCAATACAATTTGTTCAAGCATAAAACGGCGCTGGAAAACGTGATGGAAGGGCTTGTCGTCGTCCGCAAGGTGAAGCAGGAGGAAGCGAAGAAGATCAGTATCGAAGTGCTCGAAAAGGTGGGTCTGGGCGAGAAGCTGAATCATTATCCGAGTCAGCTATCCGGCGGACAGCAGCAGCGTGTCGGTATTGCGCGCGCTTTGGCATTGAACCCGGAAGTCATTTTGTTCGATGAGCCGACCTCGGCGCTAGACCCTGAACTGGTGGGAGAGGTGCTGTCAGTTATTCGCAAGATCGCGAAGGAAGGCATTACGATGATTGTCGTCACGCATGAGATGGGCTTTGCGCGGGATGTTTCCAATCACGTGGTATTTATGGATGATGGCCACATTATCGAAGAAGGCAGCCCGGACGACATTTTCAATCGTCCCCAAGAGGAACGCACGAAGCAATTCCTCAAACGGATTACACCGGAATATAACTATTCAATTTAG
- a CDS encoding ArsR family transcriptional regulator: protein MTYDMKAPYDVHIGFGPVFELLSSLHTFICRKAYKKTDLSSGWAEQVRDKLSPDLSGLLESMEINADWKVIYGIVCMLSDEGGIDEVVDRLESRTALELNEQASAYGIPLPDDMEKLRSLAVRLLSSWYEEYFRYADANILIGLEQEAERRNKEKDVYSTAEWVDRITNGFRFEPSDGLTRVLLVPQYHFQPLNIIYRFGSLLLCHYSAGIYFQEDDFLSPQEYRMIRSLGEKSRLKILKYLYQSQTPRTFIEIVRHLKLSKGITHDHIFKLRASGFIHAHFDSETLLGYSARLSAVDEMHSSILGYMERN, encoded by the coding sequence ATGACCTACGACATGAAAGCCCCTTACGATGTACATATAGGATTTGGACCGGTGTTTGAACTGCTGAGCAGTTTGCATACCTTCATTTGCCGCAAGGCATACAAAAAGACGGATTTGTCATCCGGGTGGGCCGAGCAAGTGCGTGACAAGCTGTCTCCAGATCTGTCCGGGCTGCTGGAATCTATGGAAATCAATGCAGATTGGAAGGTCATATACGGGATCGTCTGTATGCTTTCTGATGAAGGGGGCATTGACGAGGTTGTAGATCGTCTGGAGAGCCGGACAGCGCTGGAACTGAACGAACAAGCATCTGCCTATGGTATTCCGTTGCCAGACGATATGGAGAAGCTTCGCAGTCTTGCTGTACGGCTGCTATCCAGTTGGTATGAGGAATACTTCCGCTATGCGGACGCTAACATTCTGATTGGGCTGGAACAGGAGGCTGAGCGGAGAAATAAGGAGAAGGATGTCTATAGCACTGCGGAATGGGTGGATCGTATAACCAATGGCTTCCGGTTTGAGCCTTCCGATGGGCTGACGCGGGTACTGCTGGTACCGCAATACCATTTTCAGCCGCTTAATATCATTTATCGGTTTGGATCGCTCCTGCTGTGTCATTATTCGGCGGGAATTTATTTTCAGGAGGACGACTTTTTATCTCCACAGGAATACCGAATGATTCGGAGCTTGGGGGAGAAAAGCAGGCTTAAGATTTTAAAATATCTGTACCAAAGCCAGACACCGCGCACCTTTATTGAAATTGTTCGTCACCTTAAGCTATCGAAGGGCATCACGCACGATCATATTTTCAAGCTTCGTGCCTCCGGGTTTATCCATGCCCACTTTGATAGCGAAACGTTGCTCGGCTATAGTGCAAGGCTTTCGGCTGTGGATGAGATGCATAGCAGTATCCTCGGCTACATGGAGAGGAATTAG
- a CDS encoding amino acid ABC transporter permease produces MSREFNIDYVFSFIPKMLSYLHITLFIVASSLLLGLIIGLLVALPRMYNVPFLKRVSQVYVSFFRGTPILIQLFLVYYGLPELLKLVDINSSRWDVLWFAVATYALNSGAFISEIIRSGVEAVDRGQIEAAQSVGMSGYQTFTRIILPQALAVVVPVFSNLVIANLKDTSLAFTIGAMEMTGKSQTLGAATQHFVETYIALSLIYLVVSLILQKLFKVLENTLLKHEHRDTVQNEPKKRKSFVVRYLNPRLSKGGKSI; encoded by the coding sequence ATGAGCAGAGAGTTTAATATTGATTATGTTTTTAGCTTTATCCCGAAAATGCTGTCTTATTTACACATCACGTTGTTTATTGTGGCAAGCTCGCTATTGTTAGGATTAATCATCGGCCTGTTGGTTGCGCTGCCTCGCATGTATAATGTTCCTTTTCTCAAACGTGTCTCTCAGGTGTATGTTTCATTTTTTCGTGGAACACCTATTCTGATCCAGCTCTTTCTGGTGTATTACGGCTTGCCTGAGCTGCTAAAGCTGGTGGATATCAATTCCTCCAGATGGGATGTGTTGTGGTTTGCCGTAGCGACCTATGCGCTAAACAGCGGGGCCTTTATTTCCGAGATTATCCGATCGGGTGTAGAGGCGGTAGATCGGGGACAAATCGAGGCAGCACAGTCGGTCGGCATGTCAGGCTATCAGACTTTTACACGTATCATATTGCCGCAAGCGCTGGCTGTTGTGGTTCCGGTATTCTCCAATCTGGTCATCGCCAATCTGAAGGATACTTCGCTGGCGTTTACCATTGGAGCTATGGAGATGACCGGGAAATCACAGACACTGGGCGCGGCTACCCAGCATTTTGTTGAAACCTATATCGCGTTGTCTCTTATTTATCTGGTCGTCAGTCTGATTTTGCAAAAACTGTTCAAGGTATTGGAAAATACGCTTCTCAAGCATGAGCATCGGGACACAGTCCAAAACGAGCCCAAGAAACGAAAAAGTTTTGTGGTTCGTTATCTGAACCCCCGTCTTAGTAAAGGAGGCAAGAGCATATGA
- a CDS encoding discoidin domain-containing protein: protein MLKKKGMMAASFSVVIASSLLMGNASFVSADAHMNESAVVAATGNSTLADMPAYLKSSVEWVWKNRMLTEGSTNRKNLIFDQIFAGKGTLNYVVRWQSSKPVTLQQRQDIARMLGRQMNHWTEHLQGYDGWPYKDIKVKVVGWAVADPSLLLNKQPDEVIYTDTIVDGLASEQPGIPAELPVAPNEISRFEHFSDPNYSYPGGLDKRFDMYLWATENFGGGAGGDWGQRMNDEYVLSTVNADEIEITEHEIGHGFGLNDFYEEHERPPGGFPTNTIMWAGDSNHITDWDIWMLRYTWSQIKKDTARFPTTTKDDDGPIETDPDEIVNIAPAATASSSYTSSWENISALNDGFEPANSNDRGHAVYGNWPETGTQWVQYDFNQEYTVSQTDVYWFKDGAGIDVPKSYKIKYWNGQGWSNVKQAKGLGTAADQYNTTTFTPVKTTKLRIEMVSKGSASTGILEWKVAAQQ, encoded by the coding sequence ATGTTGAAGAAAAAAGGAATGATGGCGGCTTCTTTTTCTGTGGTGATTGCTAGTTCATTATTGATGGGAAACGCTAGTTTTGTATCAGCGGATGCGCATATGAATGAGAGTGCCGTGGTTGCGGCAACAGGTAATTCGACATTGGCGGACATGCCAGCTTATCTCAAATCATCGGTGGAGTGGGTTTGGAAGAATAGAATGCTGACCGAAGGCTCGACGAATCGTAAAAATTTGATTTTTGATCAAATTTTTGCGGGAAAAGGAACTCTAAATTATGTAGTGCGTTGGCAATCTTCTAAGCCGGTTACACTACAACAACGCCAGGATATTGCTAGAATGCTAGGCCGTCAGATGAACCATTGGACGGAGCATCTCCAGGGATATGATGGCTGGCCCTATAAGGATATTAAAGTGAAAGTGGTAGGCTGGGCTGTTGCCGATCCTTCACTGCTGCTGAACAAGCAACCTGATGAGGTTATTTATACGGATACGATTGTAGATGGATTAGCTTCCGAACAACCGGGAATTCCTGCTGAACTTCCTGTTGCGCCTAATGAAATATCCAGATTTGAGCATTTTTCAGACCCCAACTATTCCTATCCGGGTGGGTTGGATAAACGCTTTGATATGTATCTTTGGGCTACAGAAAATTTCGGTGGGGGAGCCGGCGGCGACTGGGGACAGCGTATGAATGATGAATACGTTCTGAGTACGGTGAACGCTGATGAGATTGAGATTACCGAACATGAGATTGGACATGGCTTCGGATTAAATGATTTCTATGAAGAACACGAGCGTCCACCGGGTGGCTTCCCAACCAACACCATTATGTGGGCTGGCGATTCCAATCATATCACCGACTGGGATATTTGGATGCTGCGGTATACCTGGAGTCAAATCAAAAAGGATACGGCTCGTTTCCCAACCACGACTAAAGACGACGATGGCCCAATCGAAACAGATCCTGATGAAATCGTGAACATTGCACCTGCGGCAACAGCTAGCAGCTCTTATACTTCATCTTGGGAAAATATAAGCGCACTGAACGATGGCTTTGAACCTGCCAATTCCAACGATAGAGGTCATGCCGTGTATGGCAACTGGCCTGAAACGGGAACACAATGGGTTCAATATGATTTTAATCAAGAATATACGGTATCTCAAACCGATGTCTATTGGTTCAAGGATGGCGCAGGCATTGATGTTCCTAAATCTTACAAGATTAAGTATTGGAACGGTCAGGGCTGGTCTAATGTCAAGCAGGCCAAAGGATTGGGCACTGCGGCAGATCAGTATAATACGACCACGTTTACGCCTGTAAAAACAACGAAATTAAGAATTGAAATGGTATCCAAGGGTTCTGCATCTACCGGAATTCTGGAGTGGAAAGTAGCGGCACAGCAATAA
- a CDS encoding amidohydrolase, translated as MSGSTGTKEQVLEQKLVDIRRHLHRNPELSNEEIETTAYIRRLLEEQNITILDVPLRTGLVAQIGGQQEGPIVALRADIDALPIQEETGLPYASLHPGKMHACGHDFHTASLFGAAVLLKEREQDLKGTVRLVFQPAEEKAKGAAQVLDSGALAGVQAIFGLHNKPDLPVGTVGIKEGPLMAAADGFYIEVEGLSTHAAVPHAGIDPIVVSSHIITALQSIVSRNVNPLDSAVISVTKLHSGNAWNIIPDRAHLDGTIRTFDENVRAQVAERFEQVVKGVADAFGTKANIRWIEGPPPVLNDGQLAVIAEQAAQAVGLEVVRPVPSSASEDFGLYQKSIPGVFVFVGTSGSQEWHHPAFDLDERALPGTAKLLASLAESILV; from the coding sequence ATGAGCGGATCAACCGGGACGAAGGAGCAGGTTTTGGAGCAGAAGCTGGTGGACATTCGTCGCCATCTTCACCGAAATCCCGAGCTGTCTAACGAGGAGATTGAAACTACCGCCTATATCCGCCGTCTGCTGGAAGAACAGAACATAACCATTCTGGATGTGCCGCTACGCACCGGGCTGGTAGCGCAAATTGGCGGGCAGCAGGAGGGGCCGATTGTAGCGCTTCGCGCGGACATTGATGCATTGCCGATTCAGGAGGAGACGGGATTGCCTTATGCTTCGCTGCATCCGGGCAAAATGCATGCCTGCGGACATGATTTTCATACGGCGTCCCTCTTTGGAGCTGCCGTATTGTTAAAAGAGCGGGAGCAGGATCTGAAAGGCACGGTTCGCCTTGTGTTTCAGCCAGCGGAGGAAAAGGCCAAGGGCGCAGCCCAAGTGCTGGACAGCGGTGCGTTGGCAGGCGTGCAGGCCATATTCGGCCTGCATAACAAGCCGGACCTGCCTGTAGGCACGGTCGGCATTAAGGAAGGCCCGCTGATGGCGGCGGCAGACGGCTTCTACATCGAGGTAGAGGGTCTGAGCACGCATGCGGCGGTGCCACATGCAGGGATTGACCCCATCGTCGTGTCGTCGCACATTATCACGGCGCTGCAATCCATCGTAAGCCGGAATGTCAACCCGCTGGACAGCGCGGTGATTAGCGTGACGAAGCTGCATAGCGGCAACGCCTGGAACATCATTCCAGATCGTGCCCATCTGGACGGCACGATCCGGACGTTCGACGAGAACGTGCGCGCACAGGTGGCTGAACGCTTCGAACAGGTCGTAAAGGGCGTGGCCGATGCTTTTGGCACGAAAGCGAACATCCGGTGGATCGAGGGACCACCACCTGTACTGAATGACGGCCAACTGGCCGTCATCGCGGAGCAGGCGGCCCAAGCGGTCGGTCTGGAGGTTGTTCGCCCCGTGCCTTCCTCGGCGAGCGAGGATTTCGGGCTTTACCAGAAGAGCATCCCCGGTGTGTTCGTCTTTGTCGGCACTTCGGGGAGCCAGGAATGGCATCATCCAGCCTTTGATCTGGATGAACGTGCGTTGCCGGGAACGGCGAAGTTGCTGGCTTCACTGGCAGAATCGATATTGGTATAA
- a CDS encoding amino acid ABC transporter permease produces MSLDFGFIYTAFLGLFSALPNTLIITVVSVLAGLVIGIITALARIYKVPVLSQISHGYVTFIRGTPMLMHLLLIYFSLPLLIDAGAKHFGWSFHSKDVPYMVFALISFSITSGAYMSEVVRSGIQSVNRGQIEAAYAVGMTTWQVLRRIVFPQAFVVSLPNLTNSVIGMLHGSTLAFTVSVTEIQAQAEILASTNWKYLEVYIAAALIFWGLTVLIERISGLVEKKINVFNGGRAS; encoded by the coding sequence ATGAGTCTGGATTTTGGATTTATATATACGGCCTTTCTGGGGTTGTTCTCGGCGTTGCCCAATACGTTAATCATTACGGTGGTCTCCGTACTGGCGGGACTGGTCATCGGAATTATAACGGCTCTGGCCCGAATTTATAAGGTGCCTGTGTTGTCCCAGATTTCCCATGGCTACGTTACCTTTATCCGGGGTACGCCGATGCTGATGCATTTGCTGCTTATTTATTTCAGTTTACCTTTGTTAATTGATGCGGGAGCCAAGCATTTTGGCTGGTCGTTTCATTCCAAAGATGTTCCTTATATGGTATTTGCACTCATTTCGTTCTCGATTACAAGTGGTGCGTATATGTCCGAGGTGGTCCGTTCCGGGATTCAATCCGTAAACCGAGGGCAAATTGAAGCAGCCTATGCGGTCGGGATGACGACGTGGCAGGTGCTGCGGCGTATTGTGTTTCCACAGGCGTTCGTGGTCAGTCTGCCGAACCTGACGAATTCCGTTATCGGGATGCTTCATGGCTCTACCTTGGCCTTTACAGTTTCCGTCACGGAAATCCAGGCTCAGGCTGAAATTTTAGCATCTACAAACTGGAAGTACCTGGAGGTTTATATCGCGGCAGCACTGATTTTCTGGGGTTTGACGGTGCTGATTGAACGAATTTCCGGCTTGGTGGAGAAAAAAATCAATGTGTTTAATGGGGGGAGAGCATCATGA